The following are from one region of the Paenalkalicoccus suaedae genome:
- a CDS encoding aminoimidazole riboside kinase: protein MTKGIISLGEALIDFIPLDDNNETFQKSPGGAPANVAVGLARLGAKSTFLGKVGDDVLGRFLKETLDSYDVDTSSMLFTKETRTGVVFVTLGDGGERSFEFYIDPSADRFLEEAEIDEKLFDDHNLLHFGSISLISEPSKSATKKAVKLAQDKGLLVSYDPNLRLGLWENEETAREEIISMLSEADVLKISEEELEFITDETDIEAGVKALDSYNIPVIFITLGAEGSYIFLQNKETVRASAMKVNAVDTTGAGDAFVSGILYKLHLLEKPLTELTPEEVKEMARFASVSGGLAASTKGAMTALPTLTEVERRLNEQGGESV from the coding sequence ATGACAAAAGGTATTATTAGCTTAGGAGAAGCATTAATAGATTTTATTCCACTAGATGATAACAACGAGACATTCCAAAAGAGTCCAGGTGGCGCACCAGCTAATGTAGCTGTAGGCCTCGCACGACTAGGTGCAAAAAGTACCTTCTTAGGGAAAGTTGGAGACGACGTTTTAGGTCGCTTCTTAAAAGAGACGCTTGATTCGTATGACGTCGATACAAGCTCCATGCTGTTCACAAAAGAAACGCGCACGGGCGTCGTTTTTGTGACACTTGGCGATGGTGGCGAACGAAGTTTCGAATTTTACATTGATCCAAGTGCGGACCGGTTCTTAGAGGAAGCGGAGATTGACGAGAAGCTTTTTGATGATCATAACCTGCTTCACTTTGGCTCCATTAGCTTGATTAGCGAGCCATCTAAATCTGCGACTAAAAAAGCGGTCAAGCTAGCGCAGGATAAAGGGCTACTTGTATCATATGATCCAAACCTTCGTCTTGGTCTTTGGGAAAACGAGGAGACAGCGCGCGAAGAAATTATTAGCATGCTCTCTGAAGCAGACGTGCTCAAAATTTCAGAAGAAGAGCTAGAATTTATTACGGATGAAACGGATATTGAAGCTGGGGTAAAAGCACTTGATTCTTACAACATCCCTGTTATATTTATTACGCTCGGGGCAGAGGGAAGCTATATTTTCCTCCAAAATAAGGAGACGGTAAGGGCTTCGGCAATGAAGGTGAATGCGGTTGATACAACAGGCGCTGGTGATGCGTTTGTGTCGGGTATCCTCTATAAGCTCCACCTATTAGAAAAGCCATTAACGGAGCTTACTCCTGAGGAAGTGAAGGAAATGGCGCGATTTGCATCGGTATCGGGAGGACTTGCAGCCTCGACGAAGGGTGCGATGACGGCTTTACCAACACTTACAGAGGTAGAGCGACGGTTGAATGAGCAGGGAGGCGAAAGTGTATGA
- a CDS encoding methyl-accepting chemotaxis protein → MNQSIRGKLVTFAGVLIITTMIITSAIIYFQLSEGIESSVSENATATVNDVERFIQEYLDKYSLSAELLAEDERTLTYLTGTPAEADEAWAELVATHDTFMAREEGTQLMYVASAQGVLESTPIIDLPADFDPRTRPWYEEAAASPDGVIWTDPYIDVDTNELIITVAKAITDGGTLLGVQAIDLSLENMVRPLQESNVGYNGDLALIDQNGVFIAHTDESLVGGEINESSFLSEIVGAEGASNVQSAQRTAYYNEVSGFGWKVASIYDNSDLYSELSTTRNTFLIVGIVAILAAIVASYFAAGKLARPISLVNNHVKRMADGDFSQTLNVKGKDEISQLGTSVNEMTVALRGLLESITLSVNDSRAMAEELSAISEETVATSEDMATAVNDVAEGAATQAEDIDDVNREVLLLAEQVDQAHEQTSHMNELSNQMKLANVEGQDRITVLEQRTQQTSDIFVQVDKAITGLTSKVAEIGTVVKTISEFADQTNLLALNASIEAARAGEHGKGFAVVADEVRKLAEQSMRATDRIHETLTEVTKETKHVATTMTAANTMREEQRKAVVDTHETFGTIVTSIDALTTALDALTRQLASVTEKKEAIATTITRVAEVSENAAATAEEVSASASEQTRAVEAVGKTSEQLNDLSAALQEKTERFKL, encoded by the coding sequence ATGAATCAGTCGATAAGAGGGAAATTAGTCACGTTTGCAGGGGTACTTATCATCACTACGATGATCATCACATCTGCCATCATTTACTTTCAGCTAAGTGAAGGCATTGAGAGCTCTGTAAGTGAAAACGCGACAGCAACAGTCAACGACGTGGAGCGCTTTATTCAAGAGTACTTAGATAAATATTCGCTATCAGCCGAGCTTTTGGCAGAGGACGAGCGCACGCTTACATACTTAACGGGCACACCAGCCGAAGCCGATGAGGCTTGGGCAGAACTAGTTGCCACACATGATACGTTTATGGCGAGAGAGGAAGGCACGCAGCTCATGTATGTCGCCTCCGCGCAAGGAGTTCTAGAGAGCACACCGATCATCGATCTCCCAGCGGACTTTGATCCGCGCACGAGACCGTGGTACGAAGAAGCAGCGGCATCACCAGACGGGGTCATTTGGACGGATCCATATATCGATGTGGATACAAACGAGCTCATTATCACAGTCGCCAAAGCTATCACAGACGGCGGCACGCTTTTAGGCGTTCAAGCCATCGATCTCTCTTTAGAAAATATGGTAAGACCGCTCCAAGAATCAAACGTTGGCTACAACGGTGACTTAGCATTAATTGATCAAAACGGTGTGTTCATCGCGCACACAGATGAATCATTAGTTGGTGGAGAAATTAACGAAAGCTCGTTTCTATCAGAAATTGTAGGGGCAGAGGGAGCCAGTAACGTACAATCAGCACAGCGAACTGCTTACTATAACGAGGTTTCTGGATTTGGGTGGAAGGTTGCTTCTATTTATGACAATAGTGATCTATACAGTGAACTATCTACTACTCGAAATACGTTCCTAATAGTCGGAATAGTTGCGATATTAGCTGCGATTGTTGCCTCTTATTTTGCAGCAGGTAAATTAGCACGTCCAATTTCATTAGTGAATAATCACGTAAAACGTATGGCGGATGGAGACTTCTCTCAGACACTTAATGTAAAAGGGAAAGACGAAATTAGCCAACTAGGGACATCGGTTAATGAGATGACGGTTGCTTTGCGCGGCTTACTGGAATCGATCACACTTTCTGTAAATGATTCTCGCGCAATGGCTGAAGAGCTAAGTGCAATCTCGGAAGAAACGGTTGCGACAAGCGAAGACATGGCGACGGCCGTTAATGATGTAGCAGAGGGTGCCGCAACGCAGGCAGAAGACATTGACGATGTTAACCGTGAAGTGTTGCTACTTGCGGAGCAGGTGGATCAGGCTCACGAGCAGACGTCTCATATGAATGAACTCTCTAATCAAATGAAGCTTGCTAACGTCGAGGGGCAGGATCGAATTACGGTGCTCGAACAACGTACGCAACAAACTTCTGATATTTTCGTACAGGTGGATAAGGCCATTACGGGCTTAACGTCGAAAGTAGCGGAGATCGGAACAGTCGTAAAAACGATCTCTGAATTTGCGGATCAGACGAATTTACTAGCGTTGAACGCAAGCATTGAAGCTGCTCGCGCCGGAGAGCATGGGAAAGGCTTTGCGGTAGTAGCGGATGAGGTAAGAAAGCTTGCTGAGCAGTCTATGCGCGCGACGGACCGCATCCATGAAACGTTGACGGAAGTGACAAAAGAAACGAAGCACGTAGCAACGACGATGACTGCAGCGAATACGATGCGTGAAGAACAGCGCAAAGCTGTAGTCGATACGCATGAAACATTTGGAACGATCGTCACGTCAATCGACGCACTCACGACTGCATTAGACGCGCTGACAAGGCAGCTTGCGAGTGTCACAGAGAAAAAAGAAGCGATTGCGACAACGATCACGCGCGTTGCCGAAGTATCCGAAAACGCAGCAGCAACCGCAGAAGAAGTGTCCGCATCAGCGTCTGAACAAACACGTGCAGTAGAAGCCGTGGGCAAAACATCCGAACAACTAAATGATCTAAGTGCCGCGCTACAAGAGAAAACAGAGCGGTTTAAGCTTTAA
- a CDS encoding response regulator, with product MAKLLITDDAAFMRMTLKKMVTDAGFEVVGEAANGQEAVDLYAEHRPDLVTMDITMPEMNGIEALEKIKQIDPQAKVVMCSAMGQQNMVVDAIQKGAIDFIVKPFDEARIKESISKALSR from the coding sequence ATGGCAAAGTTGCTGATTACAGATGATGCGGCATTTATGCGCATGACGCTGAAGAAAATGGTTACAGATGCTGGCTTTGAGGTTGTTGGTGAAGCGGCGAACGGACAAGAAGCAGTTGACCTTTATGCAGAACACCGACCAGACCTCGTAACAATGGACATCACCATGCCAGAAATGAACGGGATCGAAGCATTAGAAAAAATTAAGCAAATTGACCCTCAAGCAAAAGTAGTTATGTGCTCCGCTATGGGCCAACAGAACATGGTAGTAGATGCTATTCAAAAAGGCGCAATCGATTTTATCGTCAAGCCATTCGACGAAGCCCGTATTAAAGAATCTATCTCAAAAGCATTAAGTCGCTAA
- a CDS encoding uracil-DNA glycosylase encodes MKQAFDNDWQEQLGPELDKPYFHKLREFLKEEYKHHRIYPPKDEVMSAFHTTSYSDTKVVILGQDPYHGFGQAHGLSFSVRPGVTLPPSLRNIYKELHNDLGLPIPEHGYLQSWAKQGVLLLNTVLTVREGTPQSHQGQGWEEFTNQAIDQLNKRDRPVIFLLWGKHAQGKKERIDTEKHRILESPHPSPFSATRGFFGSRPFSKINDILVEWQEEPIDWELPVQAPKQEEAE; translated from the coding sequence ATGAAGCAGGCTTTTGATAATGATTGGCAGGAACAGCTTGGGCCAGAGCTCGATAAACCCTATTTTCATAAACTGAGAGAGTTTTTAAAGGAAGAATATAAGCATCATCGAATTTATCCGCCGAAGGATGAGGTAATGAGCGCGTTCCACACCACATCTTATTCAGATACAAAGGTCGTTATATTGGGGCAGGATCCGTATCATGGGTTTGGGCAGGCACATGGTCTAAGCTTTTCGGTCAGACCTGGCGTGACATTGCCTCCTTCCTTGCGCAACATATATAAAGAACTGCACAATGATTTGGGGCTACCTATTCCAGAGCACGGCTACTTACAGTCTTGGGCAAAGCAAGGGGTGCTTTTACTAAATACCGTCCTGACTGTACGAGAAGGGACTCCGCAGTCTCATCAAGGACAGGGCTGGGAGGAGTTTACGAATCAAGCAATCGACCAATTAAATAAGCGAGATCGTCCGGTCATCTTTTTACTTTGGGGAAAGCATGCGCAGGGCAAAAAAGAACGTATAGATACAGAAAAACATCGAATCTTAGAGTCTCCTCACCCTAGCCCGTTTTCGGCAACGAGAGGGTTCTTTGGGAGTCGTCCTTTTTCTAAGATCAATGATATATTAGTAGAATGGCAGGAAGAGCCAATAGACTGGGAATTGCCAGTGCAGGCTCCAAAACAGGAGGAAGCAGAATGA
- a CDS encoding glycoside hydrolase family 32 protein — MTDKERELHELAYAEVKKHKETVDADPYRQAFHIMPPVGLVNDPNGFVQWNGTYHMFYQWNPFAPNHSHKFWGHVTSDDLVNWKEQPIAIAPSDWFDKNGCYSGSGIDVDGKLTLMYTGNVKDEDGNRESYQCLAVSEDGVHFEKLGPVVDQLPEGYTAHFRDPKVWKENGRYYFVIGAQTEDLTGRVLLYSSDDMKNWELHGPIAGSNVGTLREFGYMWECPDVFRLDGTDVLVVSPQGLEAEGLRFHNVYQAGYFLGNLDLDKASFEHGEFDELDRGFEFYAPQTTVDESGRRILVGWMGVPDQEEEYQPTVEKGWIHCLTVPRVLTVEDGLLKQRPVAELSKLRGEATHAVVSLQDEMQELVPSKARAQELLLTDLEQAEWEIDVFGAATISYDKATNLLSFERPNGKTGDAERRQVKVDRLSELRVFIDRSSLELFVNDGEYVLTGRIFPGESESGLRVRGESVNEFAVTAWDFE; from the coding sequence ATGACGGATAAAGAGCGAGAGCTCCACGAATTAGCCTACGCAGAAGTGAAGAAGCATAAAGAAACAGTCGATGCAGATCCGTATAGGCAAGCCTTTCATATTATGCCTCCTGTAGGTCTAGTAAATGATCCGAACGGATTTGTGCAGTGGAATGGCACGTATCATATGTTTTATCAATGGAATCCGTTCGCGCCTAACCACAGCCATAAGTTTTGGGGTCACGTGACGTCGGATGACCTTGTGAATTGGAAAGAGCAGCCGATTGCGATTGCTCCAAGTGACTGGTTTGATAAAAACGGATGCTACTCAGGTAGCGGAATTGACGTTGATGGCAAGCTCACGCTGATGTATACAGGGAACGTGAAGGACGAGGACGGCAATCGCGAATCTTATCAGTGTCTCGCTGTCTCTGAGGACGGCGTTCACTTCGAAAAGCTCGGTCCAGTTGTTGATCAACTGCCTGAAGGCTACACGGCGCATTTCCGTGACCCAAAGGTTTGGAAGGAGAACGGGCGCTACTATTTCGTTATTGGCGCGCAAACAGAGGATTTAACAGGTCGAGTACTTTTATACTCCTCTGATGATATGAAAAACTGGGAGCTGCACGGTCCAATTGCAGGCTCAAACGTTGGAACGTTGCGTGAGTTTGGCTACATGTGGGAATGTCCTGACGTGTTTCGTTTAGATGGGACGGACGTTCTCGTTGTTTCTCCTCAAGGTTTAGAAGCTGAAGGTTTGCGCTTCCATAACGTGTATCAGGCGGGATATTTCCTGGGAAATCTTGATTTAGATAAAGCGTCGTTTGAGCACGGAGAATTTGATGAGCTCGATCGCGGCTTTGAATTTTACGCGCCACAAACCACTGTTGATGAGAGTGGTCGACGCATTTTAGTAGGCTGGATGGGTGTGCCGGACCAAGAGGAAGAGTATCAGCCGACAGTGGAGAAGGGCTGGATTCACTGTTTAACAGTACCTCGTGTGTTAACGGTTGAGGATGGTCTTTTGAAGCAACGCCCTGTTGCTGAGCTCTCTAAGCTCCGCGGAGAAGCAACGCATGCTGTCGTGTCACTGCAGGACGAGATGCAGGAGCTTGTGCCTTCTAAAGCACGCGCGCAGGAGCTTTTGCTTACTGACTTAGAGCAGGCGGAATGGGAGATCGATGTCTTTGGTGCTGCGACGATTTCATATGACAAGGCAACAAACTTATTATCCTTCGAGCGTCCTAATGGCAAAACTGGTGACGCAGAACGTCGTCAGGTGAAAGTAGACCGCTTGTCAGAGCTACGGGTATTTATAGACCGTTCTTCTTTAGAGCTGTTTGTAAATGACGGAGAGTATGTGTTGACAGGACGAATCTTCCCTGGCGAATCAGAAAGCGGACTTCGTGTGCGCGGGGAATCTGTTAACGAGTTCGCCGTAACGGCGTGGGATTTTGAATAA